A genomic window from Sphingobacterium spiritivorum includes:
- a CDS encoding VOC family protein → MKITGGKNIAIKVPVSKYRETVDFYTRTLGLQASEIHTPDHPTVKKSTKVVFGDNTLWLDATEQVSRTEAWFELQTDNLAETEEHLQRANIAFEDDLEQIPAHMHWIKDPIGNVFILKESH, encoded by the coding sequence ATGAAAATAACAGGAGGAAAAAATATTGCGATCAAAGTACCTGTTTCAAAATATCGGGAAACAGTAGATTTTTACACCCGTACACTGGGACTGCAGGCATCAGAAATACATACTCCGGACCATCCTACTGTAAAGAAAAGTACAAAAGTAGTCTTCGGAGATAACACATTGTGGCTGGATGCTACTGAACAAGTCTCACGTACAGAAGCCTGGTTTGAATTGCAGACAGACAATCTTGCAGAAACCGAAGAACATCTACAACGCGCAAATATTGCATTTGAAGACGATCTGGAACAGATTCCTGCGCATATGCACTGGATCAAGGACCCGATCGGAAACGTATTTATCTTAAAAGAATCACATTAG
- a CDS encoding VOC family protein → MSFFITNLILSSKVNELINPYGMKQMMYPCLWFAGNATEAVDFYISIFRDSRILSANSLVTFLEIKGQKFMALNGRPDFDPNQASSLVIECTSQDEIDQYWEAITKEGEESMCGWCKDKYGFSWQIIPENIEKLLFQSANAERAVQAMMGMKKIDIAALENA, encoded by the coding sequence ATGTCTTTTTTTATCACCAATCTGATATTATCTTCCAAGGTCAATGAACTTATAAATCCTTATGGTATGAAACAAATGATGTACCCTTGCCTCTGGTTTGCAGGCAATGCAACAGAAGCTGTAGATTTTTACATCTCCATTTTCAGAGATAGCAGAATTCTGTCTGCTAATTCCCTTGTTACTTTTTTAGAAATAAAAGGACAAAAATTTATGGCGCTTAACGGCCGGCCGGATTTTGATCCAAATCAGGCCTCTTCACTGGTCATTGAATGTACTTCTCAGGATGAGATAGATCAATATTGGGAAGCTATCACCAAAGAAGGTGAAGAAAGCATGTGCGGATGGTGTAAAGATAAATATGGGTTTTCCTGGCAGATTATCCCTGAAAACATAGAAAAACTACTGTTCCAATCTGCTAATGCAGAACGTGCAGTGCAGGCGATGATGGGCATGAAAAAAATTGATATAGCGGCATTGGAGAATGCCTGA
- a CDS encoding VOC family protein, which translates to MALLHAYLNFNGNCEEAFEFYKGVFGTESLGVYRFGDMPADPQYPIQEEDKNKIMHTAIKINESVMLMGSDCIQNFGHNATTGTNAYLMLDTQTAEEAKQLYSRLSADAQSIEMPLGEQFWAELYSSFQDKYGISWMIHFEGNKKMS; encoded by the coding sequence ATGGCACTATTACACGCGTATTTAAATTTTAACGGGAACTGTGAAGAAGCTTTTGAATTCTACAAAGGCGTTTTCGGTACAGAATCTTTAGGAGTATACCGTTTTGGCGATATGCCTGCTGATCCGCAGTATCCTATTCAGGAGGAAGACAAAAACAAAATCATGCATACAGCAATTAAAATCAACGAGTCTGTCATGCTGATGGGATCAGATTGTATCCAAAACTTTGGACACAACGCTACAACAGGTACAAATGCTTATCTGATGCTGGATACACAGACAGCTGAAGAAGCCAAACAATTGTATTCCAGACTGAGTGCGGATGCGCAGTCAATTGAAATGCCTTTGGGTGAGCAGTTTTGGGCAGAGTTATACTCTTCATTTCAGGACAAATACGGAATTTCCTGGATGATCCATTTTGAAGGAAACAAAAAAATGTCCTGA
- a CDS encoding YiiX/YebB-like N1pC/P60 family cysteine hydrolase codes for MKELLATVCLFLTLTLSFAQNSDKKIRIGDIKNGDLIFVGAQQQDLSGAINRVTQTSQSVSFDHIGIIEMAKDSVFVLHASSTKGSVRQEIRQFYEEQQDGGNALILYRLKDPFISSIPAALKSAGAMLGKPYNRSYIMNDSCYYCSDFIYRAFEKNQIFSLAPMTFINPETGKTDDFWKAFYKKQNLEVPEGKPGCNPNGMAASEKLNRLGRLYL; via the coding sequence ATGAAAGAACTATTGGCTACAGTCTGCTTATTCCTGACGCTGACATTATCCTTTGCACAAAATAGCGATAAAAAGATAAGAATAGGAGATATCAAAAACGGAGATTTGATATTTGTAGGCGCTCAACAGCAGGATCTTTCCGGAGCGATTAACCGGGTCACACAAACAAGCCAGTCCGTCTCGTTTGATCATATCGGCATAATAGAAATGGCAAAAGACTCCGTTTTTGTACTGCATGCCAGCAGTACAAAAGGATCTGTACGTCAGGAAATTCGTCAATTCTATGAAGAGCAACAGGATGGAGGTAATGCTCTTATCCTGTACAGACTAAAAGATCCTTTTATTTCTAGTATCCCTGCTGCACTGAAAAGTGCCGGGGCTATGCTTGGAAAACCCTATAACCGCAGCTATATCATGAACGACAGTTGTTATTACTGTTCTGATTTTATATACCGCGCTTTTGAAAAGAATCAGATATTCAGTTTAGCACCTATGACCTTTATCAATCCCGAAACAGGAAAAACAGATGACTTCTGGAAAGCTTTTTACAAAAAGCAAAACCTGGAAGTTCCCGAAGGAAAACCAGGTTGTAATCCTAACGGTATGGCAGCATCAGAAAAAC
- a CDS encoding VOC family protein, with protein sequence MNSVVYFEIQAQNPEKSAHFYEQIFGWKFIKEDSLPITYYRIETAGIHGGLFQRPADTPPLNCGTNAFTCSMEVNDFDNIAALIIQNGGQVAMPKFAIPGRCWQGYFLDIDNNVFGIFEVNESAGMS encoded by the coding sequence ATGAACAGCGTTGTATACTTTGAAATACAAGCTCAGAATCCGGAAAAATCTGCTCATTTCTATGAGCAGATTTTTGGATGGAAGTTTATAAAAGAAGACAGCCTCCCCATTACCTATTACAGAATAGAGACAGCAGGCATACATGGCGGATTGTTTCAGCGACCTGCCGACACCCCTCCGCTCAATTGCGGAACAAATGCATTTACCTGCTCTATGGAAGTGAATGATTTTGATAATATAGCTGCGCTGATAATACAAAACGGAGGACAGGTGGCAATGCCAAAATTTGCCATTCCGGGTCGATGCTGGCAAGGCTATTTTCTGGATATTGACAACAATGTATTTGGCATTTTTGAAGTAAATGAAAGTGCGGGAATGTCTTAA
- a CDS encoding nuclear transport factor 2 family protein — MSKAKQVIEQYMQGFRESDHDKVLECLTEDVIWHMPGYFHLQGKVAFDKEIENDLFTGSPSIQVFRMIEEGTVVIAEGAVQARFKTGDILDAVFCDVFEFEGLKIKKLISYQMNK; from the coding sequence ATGAGTAAAGCAAAGCAAGTAATAGAGCAGTATATGCAGGGATTTCGAGAAAGCGATCATGACAAGGTTTTGGAATGCCTGACAGAAGATGTGATATGGCATATGCCCGGATATTTTCATCTGCAGGGAAAAGTAGCTTTTGATAAGGAAATCGAAAACGACCTCTTTACAGGCTCTCCTTCCATTCAGGTATTTCGCATGATTGAGGAAGGCACTGTTGTCATTGCAGAAGGAGCTGTTCAGGCCAGATTCAAAACCGGAGATATACTCGATGCAGTATTCTGCGATGTCTTTGAATTCGAGGGATTGAAAATAAAAAAACTGATTTCCTATCAGATGAACAAATAA